A single window of Sebastes umbrosus isolate fSebUmb1 chromosome 16, fSebUmb1.pri, whole genome shotgun sequence DNA harbors:
- the tmem234 gene encoding transmembrane protein 234 isoform X2: MCVAVELLGLLLVSVLWGCTNPLLKRGTEGIENIQHNNNNNRISQILAEVKFLFLNLKYLVPFLLNQSGSLVYYYTLSTTELSLAVPVANSLTFLCTLLTGKLLGEEFGGKQAVAGMFLTMAGITLCVISSIDGKDAEKQNMTQTAAN, translated from the exons ATGTGTGTTGCAGTGGAGCTGCTGGGTCTCCTGCTGGTGTCAGTGCTGTGGGGCTGCACCAACCCTCTCCTGAAGAGAGGCACAGAGGGGATAGAGAACatccaacacaacaacaacaacaacagaatctCACAGATACTAGCTGAGGTCAAGTTTCTTTTCCTGAACCTCAAG TACCTGGTCCCATTTCTCCTGAACCAGAGTGGCTCTTTGGTGTACTATTATACACTTTCCACcacag AGTTATCGCTTGCTGTTCCTGTGGCCAACTCTCTCACCTTCCTTTGCACTCTGCTCACTGGCAAGTTACTGGGCGAAGAGTTTGGAGGCAAAC AGGCTGTCGCGGGAATGTTCCTCACCATGGCCGGCATCACTCTGTGCGTTATAAGCTCCATTGATGGAAAAGACGCCGAGAAGCAGAATATGACCCAGACTGCTGCAAACTGA
- the iqcc gene encoding IQ domain-containing protein C isoform X2, whose protein sequence is MDRRTWEKILTCFQASARGYLVRKEVFGAREDFEDILKEIDGGLTHVEWRETVIPIPHFTDTDGPFLRPSSSASKPSNPGLDVCATPQSPSSSSPSSSPAPSSEDRGDLLLEKIEAERDDSQTKAQASLSKDYSPSSSSVRGDGEGQKESTMGEKDGDSTTVWSSVELDMNYGHSHKGPRQYHLAQEVPCTPEALRLHRNTLTMELVWLQQAIDSRKKYLSLKDRLTVS, encoded by the exons ATGGACAGACGCACATGGGAGAAGATACTCACCTGTTTTCAG GCATCTGCACGTGGATACTTGGTGAGAAAGGAAGTCTTTGGTGCTCGAGAAGACTTTGAAGACATCCTGAAAGAGATTGATGGAGGCTTGACTCATGTAGAGTGGAGGGAGACTGTCATCCCCATTCCCCACTTCACAGACACT GATGGCCCGTTTCTACGACCCAGCAGCTCTGCCAGCAAACCTTCAAATCCAGGACTAGATGTGTGTGCCACTCCCCAGagcccatcatcatcatccccatcatcatcaccagcaCCCTCatcagaggacagaggagatcTCCTGCTGGAGAAGatagaagcagagagagatgatTCACAAACCAAAGCACAGGCTTCTCTTTCTAAGGACTATTCCCCCAGTAGCAGCAGTGTTAGAGGGGATGGAGAGGGACAGAAGGAAAGCACTATGGGGGAGAAAGATGGAGACTCCACCACCGTCTGGAGCAGTGTGGAGCTGGACATGAACTATGGTCACTCACACAAAG GTCCCCGGCAGTACCACTTGGCTCAGGAGGTGCCCTGTACCCCGGAGGCCCTGCGTCTCCATAGAAACACCCTAACCATGGAGCTGGTCTGGCTCCAGCAGGCCATTGACAGCAGGAAAAAG TACTTGTCACTGAAGGACAGGCTGACGGTATCCTGA
- the dcdc2b gene encoding doublecortin domain-containing protein 2B yields MAASTAAMTLLPPVKNVVVYRNGDPFYIGRRFVVNQRQVATMDAFLTEVTQSIGAQLAVRTLYTPRQGHRVTDLQDLQTGAQYVAAGFERFKKLDYLNARTKKQPAAREETQAKVTQRPNVSAKWRKFIPLPCIIHIFRNGDLLCPPFRFIIPRSMPQDLELILSLVTDKVSLRTGAVRRLCSMEGATVTSAVELETGHCYVAVGTERFKKLPYVELMVSKATERYYPGKRRLLRRNENRKAGSGPEDQYSDSALLDSPESDGRRVKSTGDEAPAAVQQRSRRHGGDETSAFFARPVKIRNNRGQPRPPLSNGSVQPIVFKRAARKRREEVRGAEEVHEDENTAIELPVDQRVAEIVEDEELNNHNDPLHNTQQQRHAQITESEQHNGREHPHKHNGEQALSSEQDDVKQTENSARTEAAEILEPELQQTSSKSRPSSSTSQGQNREEKESSKDAPSVTVEQNHHQED; encoded by the exons ATGGCTGCCAGCACCGCAGCCATGACCCTCCTGCCTCCGGTGAAGAACGTGGTGGTGTATAGGAACGGAGACCCCTTCTACATTGGACGCAGGTTCGTGGTCAACCAGAGACAGGTGGCCACCATGGACGCCTTCCTGACCGAAGTGACCCAGAGCATCGGTGCTCAGCTGGCCGTCAGGACCCTGTATACCCCTAGACAAGGCCACCGGGTCACAGACCTCCAGGACCTGCAGACAGGAGCCCAGTATGTCGCTGCTGGCTTTGAGAGGTTCAAGAAACTGGA TTACCTGAACGCAAGAACGAAAAAGCAGCCTGCCGCCCGTGAAGAAACCCAG GCCAAAGTAACCCAGAGGCCAAATGTGTCAGCCAAATGGAGGAAGTTCATACCTTTACCTTGCATTATACA CATTTTCCGTAATGGAGATCTCCTGTGTCCACCATTCCGGTTCATCATTCCTAGGAGCATGCCGCAGGACCTGGAGCTGATCCTGAGTCTGGTCACAGACAAGGTCAGCTTACGAACGGGAGCTGTGCGCAG GTTGTGCTCTATGGAGGGAGCGACCGTGACCTCAGCTGTGGAGCTGGAGACTGGCCACTGCTACGTTGCCGTGGGAACCGAGCGGTTCAAGAAACTTCCATATGTGGAGCTGATGGTTTCAAAAGCCACAGAGAG ATATTACCCAGGAAAGAGAAGGCTGTTAAGGAGAAATGAG AACAGGAAAGCAGGAAGCGGTCCAGAagaccagtacagtgactcagCCCTCCTCGACTCCCCAGAG TCAGATGGTCGGAGGGTGAAGTCGACAGGAGATGAAGCTCCAGCAGCTGTTcagcagaggagcaggagaCACGGAGGAGACGAGACCTCTGCGTTCTTCGCCAGGCCGGTCAAGATCCGCAACAACAGGGGACAGCCGAGACCGCCACTCAGCAATGGATCTG TCCAGCCCATCGTGTTTAAAAGAGCAGCacggaagagaagagaggaggtgcGAGGGGCCGAGGAGGTGCACGAGGATGAAAACACAGCTATAGAGCTTCCTGTTGACCAG AGAGTTGCAGAAATAGTGGAGGATGAGGAACTAAACAACCACAACGATCCTCTgcacaacacacagcagcag AGACATGCACAAATCACAGAGAGTGAGCAGCATAATGGGAGAgaacacccacacaaacacaacggAGAGCAG GCTCTGTCATCTGAACAAGATGACGTGAAACAGACTGAAAATTCTGCGAGGACTGAGGCTGCTGAAATACTG GAGCCTGAGCTGCAGCAGACGTCCTCAAAGTCGAGGCCTTCGTCATCCACCTCTCAGGGACAGAACAGGGAAGAAAAG GAGAGCTCAAAGGACGCCCCGTCAGTTACGGTAGAACAGAACCATCATCAAGAGGACTAG
- the iqcc gene encoding IQ domain-containing protein C isoform X1: MGEDTHLFSDRQRAAPRCVMASARGYLVRKEVFGAREDFEDILKEIDGGLTHVEWRETVIPIPHFTDTDGPFLRPSSSASKPSNPGLDVCATPQSPSSSSPSSSPAPSSEDRGDLLLEKIEAERDDSQTKAQASLSKDYSPSSSSVRGDGEGQKESTMGEKDGDSTTVWSSVELDMNYGHSHKGPRQYHLAQEVPCTPEALRLHRNTLTMELVWLQQAIDSRKKYLSLKDRLTVS, from the exons ATGGGAGAAGATACTCACCTGTTTTCAG accgtcagcgcgccgctCCTCGCTGCGTGATG GCATCTGCACGTGGATACTTGGTGAGAAAGGAAGTCTTTGGTGCTCGAGAAGACTTTGAAGACATCCTGAAAGAGATTGATGGAGGCTTGACTCATGTAGAGTGGAGGGAGACTGTCATCCCCATTCCCCACTTCACAGACACT GATGGCCCGTTTCTACGACCCAGCAGCTCTGCCAGCAAACCTTCAAATCCAGGACTAGATGTGTGTGCCACTCCCCAGagcccatcatcatcatccccatcatcatcaccagcaCCCTCatcagaggacagaggagatcTCCTGCTGGAGAAGatagaagcagagagagatgatTCACAAACCAAAGCACAGGCTTCTCTTTCTAAGGACTATTCCCCCAGTAGCAGCAGTGTTAGAGGGGATGGAGAGGGACAGAAGGAAAGCACTATGGGGGAGAAAGATGGAGACTCCACCACCGTCTGGAGCAGTGTGGAGCTGGACATGAACTATGGTCACTCACACAAAG GTCCCCGGCAGTACCACTTGGCTCAGGAGGTGCCCTGTACCCCGGAGGCCCTGCGTCTCCATAGAAACACCCTAACCATGGAGCTGGTCTGGCTCCAGCAGGCCATTGACAGCAGGAAAAAG TACTTGTCACTGAAGGACAGGCTGACGGTATCCTGA
- the soul3 gene encoding heme-binding protein soul3 — protein MDRGGCQMSGGGDGGPDQPGGMISLEDLESFSEEQPLDSGNGSLEEEGEAMEEDRLLQYWQDVARGHQVEVAQEMAEPIQQLTSNNQGRSGREQIPFTLLARKEKCGEVLYEKRQYEKGHWACVTMREETYEQSICYGFMKLMRYICQQNSLDNYLGMTLPIVTVVHTNENHTVISNDVTVAYFLPIEHQAQPPQPHDNEIGIEVWPATTVYTRPFTGPTNEVTIVNQINAMAEGLDGVTVNDQFIVAGYTNPAHVNRQNEIWFLERC, from the exons ATGGATCGAGGTGGCTGCCAAATGAGCGGCGGTGGTGACGGCGGGCCCGACCAACCCGGAGGGATGATCAGCCTGGAGGACCTGGAGTCTTTCTCCGAGGAGCAGCCGTTAGACTCCGGCAACGGCAGcctggaggaagagggagaagcCATGGAGGAGGACCGACTGCTGCAGTACTGGCAGGACGTGGCGAGGGGACACCAAGTGGAGGTTGCTCAAg AAATGGCAGAGCCCATTCAACAGCTAACCAGCAACAACCAAGGACGCAGTGGCAGAGAACAAATCCCTTTCACTCTACTCGCACGCAAAGAGAAG TGTGGGGAGGTGCTGTATGAGAAACGCCAGTATGAAAAGGGCCACTGGGCTTGTGTAACAATGCGTGAGGAGACTTATGAACAGAGCATCTGCTATGGTTTTATGAAGCTTATGAGATACATCTGCCAGCAGAACTCCTTGG ATAACTACCTGGGCATGACGCTGCCCATCGTCACAGTGGTGCACACAAATGAGAACCATACTGTGATCTCCAATGACGTCACTGTGGCGTACTTCCTCCCCATTGAGCATCAGGCCCAGCCCCCACAACCTCATGACAACGAGATCGGCATAGAGGTCTGGCCTGCCACTACTGTATACACAAG GCCCTTTACTGGTCCCACCAATGAAGTGACCATCGTTAATCAGATCAACGCCATGGCTGAGGGGCTAGACGGTGTGACCGTCAATGACCAGTTCATCGTGGCCGGCTACACCAACCCCGCTCACGTCAACCGTCAGAACGAGATCTGGTTCCTAGAGCGATGCTGA
- the tmem234 gene encoding transmembrane protein 234 isoform X1, with the protein MVTVVELLGLLLVSVLWGCTNPLLKRGTEGIENIQHNNNNNRISQILAEVKFLFLNLKYLVPFLLNQSGSLVYYYTLSTTELSLAVPVANSLTFLCTLLTGKLLGEEFGGKQAVAGMFLTMAGITLCVISSIDGKDAEKQNMTQTAAN; encoded by the exons ATGGTGACTGTAG TGGAGCTGCTGGGTCTCCTGCTGGTGTCAGTGCTGTGGGGCTGCACCAACCCTCTCCTGAAGAGAGGCACAGAGGGGATAGAGAACatccaacacaacaacaacaacaacagaatctCACAGATACTAGCTGAGGTCAAGTTTCTTTTCCTGAACCTCAAG TACCTGGTCCCATTTCTCCTGAACCAGAGTGGCTCTTTGGTGTACTATTATACACTTTCCACcacag AGTTATCGCTTGCTGTTCCTGTGGCCAACTCTCTCACCTTCCTTTGCACTCTGCTCACTGGCAAGTTACTGGGCGAAGAGTTTGGAGGCAAAC AGGCTGTCGCGGGAATGTTCCTCACCATGGCCGGCATCACTCTGTGCGTTATAAGCTCCATTGATGGAAAAGACGCCGAGAAGCAGAATATGACCCAGACTGCTGCAAACTGA